One stretch of Streptomyces zhihengii DNA includes these proteins:
- a CDS encoding DUF2267 domain-containing protein, translated as MITDVRAPLEHQQPYSTAYEQMLEKVRYEGAYPTRERADQAVRLVLAGLGRQLTGDERVDLAACLPLEAARVLTVQTPDPQPLGGWAFVKDLATRNGASLATTRWDTGSVFAAVTAHAGPDLITRILHQLPTGYALLFGRAELTPAA; from the coding sequence GTGATCACCGACGTGCGCGCACCGCTCGAACACCAGCAGCCGTACTCGACGGCGTACGAGCAGATGCTGGAGAAGGTCCGCTACGAAGGCGCCTACCCCACCCGCGAGCGAGCCGACCAAGCTGTCCGTCTGGTCCTGGCAGGACTGGGACGCCAGCTGACCGGCGACGAACGCGTCGACCTGGCCGCCTGCCTGCCCCTGGAAGCCGCACGCGTCCTAACCGTCCAAACCCCCGACCCCCAGCCGCTGGGAGGCTGGGCATTCGTCAAGGACCTCGCCACCCGCAACGGTGCATCCCTGGCCACAACCCGGTGGGACACCGGCTCCGTCTTCGCGGCCGTCACCGCCCATGCCGGACCCGACCTCATCACCCGCATCCTGCACCAACTCCCCACCGGCTACGCACTGCTGTTCGGCCGCGCCGAACTCACCCCGGCCGCATAA
- a CDS encoding DUF2267 domain-containing protein encodes MTLRHEAFLDHVKERGEYGTAEEAERAARVVLALLGAHLVGEVRAQLAARLPEGYALILLNPLQSAEPLPPERFVRATAAWIEGATEQTAAWDVSAVLSTVADATGDELLGQILLQLPAGYDLLFGRPQPT; translated from the coding sequence ATGACTCTGCGACACGAAGCGTTTCTCGACCACGTCAAGGAACGCGGAGAGTACGGCACTGCGGAGGAAGCCGAACGCGCGGCCCGTGTGGTTCTCGCCCTGCTCGGCGCACACCTGGTCGGCGAGGTCCGCGCCCAGCTCGCGGCACGCCTGCCGGAGGGATACGCCCTGATCCTGCTCAACCCGCTCCAAAGCGCCGAGCCGCTGCCGCCGGAGCGATTCGTGCGGGCGACCGCCGCCTGGATCGAGGGCGCCACCGAGCAGACCGCGGCCTGGGACGTCAGCGCCGTGCTGTCCACAGTCGCCGACGCCACCGGCGACGAACTACTGGGCCAGATCCTGCTCCAGCTCCCCGCCGGCTACGACCTCCTCTTCGGCCGCCCCCAACCCACCTGA
- a CDS encoding type III effector protein, whose translation MTPADQPPTTGNDAHSPASFLAASAALDAIEDAMREARQKAPHASDAGPRPEQALASLMLLRQLREQLAGWETGLIETARDAGASWADLAQPLGVSSRQAAERRYLRGRPGPAGVTGEQRVTATRQARAADRSTAARARRNAADLRRLAGQITALADLPAAARRALSELDEALAHDDPADLIAPLTATRPHLAAAHPDLVARLDTLTAP comes from the coding sequence GTGACCCCGGCCGACCAACCGCCCACGACCGGCAACGACGCCCACAGCCCGGCGTCCTTCCTCGCTGCCTCAGCGGCCCTCGACGCCATAGAGGACGCCATGCGCGAAGCCCGGCAGAAAGCTCCGCACGCGTCCGATGCAGGGCCGCGCCCGGAGCAGGCCCTGGCCTCACTGATGCTGCTGCGCCAGCTCCGCGAGCAGCTCGCCGGATGGGAAACCGGCCTGATCGAAACCGCGCGCGACGCAGGCGCCAGCTGGGCCGACCTTGCCCAGCCCCTCGGCGTCTCCAGCCGCCAGGCCGCCGAGCGCCGCTACCTGCGCGGCCGCCCCGGCCCTGCCGGGGTCACCGGCGAACAGCGCGTGACAGCCACCCGCCAGGCCCGTGCCGCCGACCGAAGCACCGCCGCCCGGGCCCGCCGCAACGCCGCCGACTTGAGACGTCTCGCCGGTCAAATCACCGCACTCGCCGACCTACCCGCCGCGGCCCGCCGCGCGCTCAGTGAACTCGACGAGGCCCTCGCCCACGACGACCCCGCCGACCTCATCGCCCCGCTGACCGCCACCCGCCCCCATCTGGCCGCCGCACACCCCGACCTCGTCGCCCGGCTCGACACCCTCACCGCCCCGTAA
- a CDS encoding APC family permease, with amino-acid sequence MRPLDAPSRSGGDAPALRRVLSTRLLYFFILGDVLGAGVYVLIGQVAAVSGGAVWVPLVTALVLALLTASSYAELATKYPRAGGAAHYAGRAFGPGAGFVAGFCMLTAGIVSVAALARGFAGDYLSAFVSLPVVLVAVLFLVILALVNARGIKESMAANAVATVVEVGGLAVVVVLGAWMMLRGDADTGRLLQLGTPEKGAAAAVLAGSVLAFYSFVGFETSVNVAEETRDPRRSYPRALFAALATAGLVYVLVGLAASATVPTARLTESSGPLLEVVRAAGGVPPLLFSAVALVAVANGALLTGIMSSRLAYGMARDGLLPKALTRVLPRRRTPWAAIAATTLPALLLALTGSVATLAATLVLLLLVVFLLVNLAVLGLRKEPGCEGHFRAPTVLPALGAASCVLLATQVEAAVWARGSVILGAAVILGLVATRLRRSS; translated from the coding sequence ATGCGACCACTCGATGCCCCGTCAAGGTCCGGGGGCGACGCCCCGGCACTCCGTCGTGTGTTGTCCACCCGGCTGCTGTACTTCTTCATCCTCGGTGACGTGCTCGGTGCCGGGGTGTATGTATTGATCGGCCAGGTGGCCGCTGTTTCCGGCGGCGCGGTCTGGGTGCCTCTCGTCACCGCTCTCGTACTGGCCCTGCTCACTGCGTCCTCCTACGCGGAACTGGCGACGAAGTACCCGCGCGCCGGCGGCGCGGCCCATTACGCGGGCCGTGCCTTTGGACCGGGGGCGGGCTTTGTGGCCGGCTTCTGCATGCTGACCGCCGGCATCGTCTCGGTCGCCGCGCTCGCGCGCGGCTTCGCCGGCGACTACCTGTCCGCATTCGTGTCCCTCCCCGTCGTCCTGGTCGCCGTCCTGTTCCTGGTGATCCTCGCGCTGGTCAACGCCCGGGGCATCAAGGAATCCATGGCGGCGAACGCCGTCGCCACCGTTGTCGAGGTCGGCGGACTGGCGGTCGTCGTCGTCCTTGGGGCCTGGATGATGCTGCGCGGCGACGCGGACACCGGGCGCCTGCTGCAACTGGGCACGCCTGAGAAGGGTGCCGCGGCGGCGGTGCTGGCCGGATCCGTCCTCGCCTTCTACTCCTTCGTCGGATTCGAGACCTCTGTCAACGTTGCCGAGGAGACCCGCGACCCCCGGCGCTCCTATCCCCGCGCGCTGTTCGCGGCACTCGCCACGGCCGGGCTGGTTTACGTCCTGGTAGGCCTCGCCGCCTCCGCGACCGTGCCCACCGCGCGACTGACGGAGTCCAGCGGCCCGCTGCTCGAGGTGGTGCGTGCCGCAGGCGGTGTGCCCCCGCTCCTGTTCAGCGCCGTCGCATTGGTGGCGGTGGCCAACGGGGCTCTCCTGACCGGCATCATGTCGTCCCGCCTCGCGTACGGGATGGCGCGCGACGGGCTTCTCCCAAAAGCCCTGACACGCGTGCTGCCCCGGCGGCGCACCCCGTGGGCGGCGATCGCCGCCACCACCCTCCCGGCGCTGCTGCTCGCCCTGACCGGCAGCGTGGCCACCCTCGCCGCCACGCTCGTACTCCTCCTGCTCGTCGTCTTCCTGCTGGTCAACCTTGCGGTGCTGGGCCTGCGGAAGGAGCCGGGATGCGAAGGTCATTTCCGCGCGCCGACGGTGCTCCCGGCCCTCGGGGCCGCTTCCTGCGTGCTGCTGGCGACGCAGGTGGAAGCGGCCGTCTGGGCGCGCGGTTCAGTGATCCTGGGCGCCGCCGTCATTCTTGGCCTCGTTGCCACCCGGCTGCGCCGCTCCTCATGA
- a CDS encoding SDR family NAD(P)-dependent oxidoreductase — protein sequence MPKTAVVTAGTGGIGLETALGLAAAGFAVTVVGRDPGRGAEAVQRISATGPAVLARFLPADLASLDQVATLAERIAADHAASGDQLTVLVNNVGAMFANRQQVDGVEASFVVNHLSPYLLTELLLPTLVAGGPSRIVNVTSAAVGVAKRSFHAVEPPGGYYGFHWYGRAKLANLAYTLDLARRLDGTGVGVFAADPGGAATDMTNGTLADPRIVSPPLRVLWPLVRRRFIRSTSGPASVAARPSITAATDKALTDRTGLLIGPRARPTNPLRAATDPRLVEAVRQLSETHAPAARTADR from the coding sequence ATGCCGAAGACAGCTGTGGTCACGGCCGGCACAGGGGGCATCGGTTTGGAGACGGCGCTGGGCCTGGCTGCGGCAGGGTTCGCTGTCACTGTGGTGGGGCGCGACCCCGGCCGGGGCGCCGAGGCGGTGCAGCGGATCAGCGCGACCGGGCCGGCCGTTTTGGCCCGGTTCCTGCCCGCGGACCTCGCTTCGCTCGACCAGGTCGCGACGCTGGCCGAGCGCATCGCTGCGGACCATGCCGCATCGGGGGATCAGTTGACGGTGCTGGTCAACAATGTGGGCGCAATGTTCGCCAACCGGCAACAGGTTGACGGTGTCGAGGCGTCGTTCGTCGTGAACCACCTCTCGCCGTACCTGCTGACAGAGTTGCTGCTGCCCACGCTCGTCGCCGGGGGGCCGAGCCGGATCGTGAACGTGACCTCCGCCGCGGTCGGCGTCGCCAAACGCAGCTTCCACGCCGTGGAGCCGCCGGGCGGCTACTACGGCTTCCACTGGTACGGGCGCGCCAAGTTGGCCAACCTCGCCTACACACTCGACCTGGCCAGGCGGCTGGACGGCACGGGCGTCGGCGTCTTCGCCGCCGATCCGGGAGGCGCCGCGACCGACATGACGAACGGCACTCTGGCCGACCCCCGGATCGTCTCCCCGCCATTGCGGGTGCTGTGGCCGCTGGTGCGCCGCCGGTTCATCCGTTCCACATCCGGTCCGGCATCCGTAGCAGCACGGCCCTCGATCACCGCCGCCACCGACAAAGCACTGACCGACCGGACCGGCCTCCTCATCGGACCCCGGGCGCGCCCCACCAACCCGTTGCGTGCAGCGACTGACCCGCGCCTCGTCGAGGCCGTACGCCAGCTCAGCGAAACTCACGCACCGGCTGCACGCACGGCGGACCGCTGA
- a CDS encoding IS481 family transposase, translated as MPHRNAPLTETGRLRLARCVVEDGWPLRRAAERFQVSPTTAQRWAERYRTLGDAGMTDRSSRPRHSPRRTPTRTERRIIKVRLLRRWGPARIAHLLDLVPSTVHRVLTRFGLARLTHLDRATGRVIRRYERERPGELVHVDIKKLGNIPDGGGHKVLGRQAGRRTRKNAGYSYLHTAVDDHSRLAYSEIHPDERKETATAFWTRAEKFFAGAGITVERVLTDNGSCYRSRDWRDALAAAGITHKRTRPYRPQTNGKVERFNRTLLDEWAYARPYRSEQARRDAFPDWLHFYNHHRGHTALAGNPPASRVPNLTGQYS; from the coding sequence GTGCCCCACCGTAATGCACCCCTGACCGAGACCGGACGCCTTCGCCTGGCCCGCTGCGTGGTCGAGGACGGCTGGCCTCTTCGCCGGGCCGCGGAACGCTTCCAGGTCTCACCGACCACCGCCCAGCGGTGGGCCGAGCGCTACCGGACGCTCGGCGACGCCGGCATGACCGACCGTTCGTCCCGCCCCCGCCACAGCCCGCGCCGGACACCGACCCGCACCGAACGCCGGATCATCAAAGTCCGCCTCCTTCGCCGCTGGGGACCGGCCCGCATCGCCCACCTGCTGGACCTCGTGCCCTCGACCGTGCACCGGGTCCTGACCCGGTTCGGGCTGGCCCGGCTGACTCATCTGGACCGCGCCACCGGCCGCGTCATACGCCGCTACGAACGCGAACGGCCCGGCGAACTCGTCCACGTGGACATCAAGAAGCTCGGCAACATCCCCGACGGCGGCGGCCACAAGGTCCTCGGCCGCCAGGCCGGCCGCAGAACCCGCAAGAACGCCGGCTACAGCTACCTCCACACCGCCGTCGACGACCACTCCCGCCTCGCCTACAGCGAGATCCACCCCGACGAGCGCAAAGAGACCGCGACCGCCTTCTGGACACGAGCCGAGAAGTTCTTCGCCGGTGCAGGGATCACCGTCGAACGTGTCCTGACGGACAACGGCTCCTGCTATCGCTCCCGTGACTGGCGCGACGCACTCGCGGCGGCCGGGATCACCCACAAGCGAACCCGGCCCTACCGACCCCAGACCAACGGCAAAGTCGAACGCTTCAACCGCACCCTGCTGGACGAGTGGGCCTACGCCCGCCCCTACCGGTCAGAGCAGGCACGACGCGACGCGTTCCCGGACTGGCTGCACTTCTACAATCACCACCGCGGACACACCGCACTCGCAGGCAACCCACCCGCCAGCCGCGTCCCCAACCTCACAGGGCAATACAGCTAG
- a CDS encoding SDR family NAD(P)-dependent oxidoreductase: MTESKVWLITGASRGLGKAFTEAALAGGERVVAAARNVEPLEELAAKYPGHLLPLSMDVADRQGVFDGVERAAAAFGGLDIVVNNAGGMLYGMVEEATEEQIRAHLDVNFFGAVWVAQAVLPHLRARGGGRLLQVTSMGSGGGMATVGYYGAGKAALDSVSEALAMEVERFGIKVTNVQMGGYNTGLFTTGTTATEPLPHYQALRTEMEEMWGDTTGPEPETAAPVVMALAALPDPPRRLIVGSQSFDHVLEMDRAQTELYRSWEHLSRLAPG, encoded by the coding sequence GTGACGGAATCGAAAGTCTGGCTCATCACCGGGGCCTCCCGCGGGCTGGGCAAGGCCTTCACCGAGGCCGCCCTGGCGGGCGGCGAGCGGGTGGTGGCCGCCGCCCGTAATGTCGAACCGCTGGAGGAACTTGCCGCCAAGTACCCCGGCCACCTGCTACCGCTCTCCATGGATGTCGCCGACCGCCAAGGCGTGTTCGACGGGGTGGAGCGGGCGGCGGCCGCGTTCGGGGGACTGGACATCGTCGTGAACAACGCCGGCGGCATGCTCTACGGCATGGTGGAGGAAGCCACGGAGGAGCAGATCCGCGCGCACCTCGACGTCAACTTCTTCGGCGCCGTCTGGGTCGCCCAGGCGGTCCTTCCCCATCTGCGCGCCCGGGGCGGCGGACGTCTTCTCCAGGTCACCTCGATGGGCAGCGGCGGTGGCATGGCCACCGTCGGCTACTACGGCGCGGGCAAGGCCGCACTGGACTCCGTCAGCGAGGCCCTCGCCATGGAGGTCGAACGCTTCGGCATCAAGGTCACCAACGTGCAGATGGGCGGCTACAACACCGGCCTGTTCACCACCGGCACCACCGCCACCGAACCCCTGCCGCACTACCAGGCCCTGCGCACGGAGATGGAGGAGATGTGGGGCGACACGACCGGCCCCGAGCCGGAGACCGCCGCCCCGGTCGTCATGGCACTGGCCGCCCTACCGGACCCGCCCCGACGGCTGATCGTCGGCAGCCAGTCCTTCGACCACGTCCTGGAAATGGACCGCGCACAAACGGAGCTGTACCGCTCCTGGGAGCACCTCAGCCGCCTCGCCCCCGGCTGA
- a CDS encoding STAS domain-containing protein, whose protein sequence is MKSAHGSLPDHRHQNQAAPGPAPPQCEVDHAVLHVTGELDMSTAPSLYRRGTAALSSPDVALILDLSQLSFCDSSGFNTLLRLRRRAQEARGLALVAPPEQVLRLLALCGDDDIIPVHPDLATAWAETPPRMAGGLPPDGTQQQ, encoded by the coding sequence ATGAAATCGGCTCACGGGAGCCTGCCCGACCATAGGCACCAGAACCAGGCTGCTCCGGGACCCGCCCCGCCCCAGTGCGAAGTCGACCACGCGGTGCTCCACGTCACCGGGGAACTGGACATGAGTACCGCCCCCAGCCTCTATCGACGAGGGACTGCCGCGTTGTCGTCACCCGACGTAGCTCTCATCCTCGACCTTTCGCAGCTCTCGTTCTGCGACTCGTCCGGATTCAACACGCTGCTGCGTCTGCGCCGCCGCGCCCAGGAAGCCAGGGGCCTCGCGCTGGTCGCCCCGCCGGAGCAGGTCCTGCGGCTTCTCGCTCTGTGCGGCGATGACGACATCATCCCCGTACACCCCGACCTCGCGACGGCGTGGGCCGAGACGCCCCCGCGCATGGCCGGAGGACTGCCACCGGATGGCACTCAGCAGCAGTGA
- a CDS encoding Hsp20/alpha crystallin family protein codes for MLMRTDPFRELDRLTQQLLVPGTWSKPSAMPMDAYREGDQYVVAFDLPGVTADAIDIDVERNMLTVKAERRPVAKADDVQMELSERPLGAFSRQIVLADTLDTEHIKADYDAGVLTLRIPIAERAKPRKISIGVGSGHKEISG; via the coding sequence ATGTTGATGCGCACTGACCCCTTCCGTGAGCTGGACCGGCTGACGCAGCAGCTGCTGGTACCGGGGACCTGGTCGAAGCCGTCGGCTATGCCGATGGACGCCTACCGCGAGGGCGACCAGTACGTGGTGGCCTTCGATCTTCCCGGCGTCACAGCGGACGCGATCGACATCGACGTCGAACGGAACATGCTCACCGTCAAGGCCGAGCGCCGGCCGGTGGCCAAGGCCGATGACGTGCAGATGGAACTGTCGGAGCGGCCCCTGGGTGCCTTCTCCCGCCAGATCGTGCTCGCCGACACCCTCGACACCGAGCACATCAAGGCCGACTACGACGCGGGTGTGCTCACCCTCCGCATCCCGATCGCCGAGCGTGCCAAGCCTCGCAAGATCTCCATCGGCGTCGGTTCCGGACACAAGGAGATTTCCGGCTAG
- a CDS encoding bestrophin-like domain, with the protein MILVIVVAALALLAGLAANRWLRPRLVTADDDEGMAVKDLVGPLLTMTVLLLSFVLVTANGSYGKAEVAARGEARALDQLVETAEYAPAAQRARIQAGAVCYARAVRVQEWEAMADGNGSPAPSVWSTGFRETFESLAGEPVFGMLVAADNKRSDEREERLTQATSSIPPTIFWFLLATLVITVTALGICLPRRNNRGQIVTLVVITALLTTALVIIRDVDRPFGGIIDITATAITETERQAQRDFTANHPASDLPCDDDGNRRTA; encoded by the coding sequence GTGATCCTCGTCATCGTCGTCGCCGCCCTGGCTCTCCTCGCCGGTCTCGCCGCGAACCGCTGGCTGCGCCCCCGGTTGGTCACTGCCGACGACGACGAGGGCATGGCGGTCAAGGACCTCGTCGGCCCGCTGCTTACGATGACCGTCCTGCTGCTGTCGTTCGTCCTGGTCACCGCGAACGGCTCCTACGGCAAGGCCGAGGTCGCCGCCCGCGGCGAGGCCCGCGCCCTGGACCAGTTGGTGGAGACCGCGGAATATGCTCCGGCCGCGCAACGGGCCCGCATTCAGGCCGGCGCCGTCTGCTACGCCCGCGCCGTACGCGTCCAGGAATGGGAGGCGATGGCCGACGGCAACGGCTCACCCGCCCCGAGCGTGTGGTCCACCGGCTTCCGCGAGACCTTCGAATCCCTCGCCGGCGAGCCGGTCTTCGGCATGCTGGTCGCCGCGGACAACAAGCGCTCCGACGAACGCGAGGAACGCCTCACCCAGGCGACCTCCAGCATCCCGCCCACCATCTTCTGGTTCCTCCTAGCCACCCTCGTCATCACCGTCACCGCGCTGGGGATCTGCCTGCCCCGCAGGAACAACCGCGGTCAGATCGTCACCCTCGTCGTCATCACCGCCCTGCTCACCACGGCCCTGGTCATCATTCGCGACGTCGACCGCCCCTTCGGCGGCATCATCGACATCACGGCCACCGCGATCACCGAGACCGAACGCCAGGCCCAGCGCGACTTCACCGCCAACCACCCCGCCTCCGACCTGCCCTGCGACGACGACGGCAACCGCCGCACCGCCTGA
- a CDS encoding TetR/AcrR family transcriptional regulator codes for MSNEKGPDHSRRKERSRQAILAATRELVAEEPYEKVTVEAIAARAGVGKQTIYRRWPSKSAVIFAALLALSENADRQNDEQPVTLPDTGDLETDLKLVMRATAEEFADPAFDRLIRALNTEIVNDAALAAEYQEKLARPLDEAKKARLRSAQEAGQLNPDADLDLVLEVLYAPLFQRWLHRSAPLTAAYADSLVESTLRAFAP; via the coding sequence ATGTCCAACGAGAAGGGACCGGACCACTCCCGGCGCAAGGAGCGGTCCCGGCAGGCGATCCTCGCCGCGACCCGCGAACTGGTCGCGGAAGAGCCGTACGAGAAGGTCACCGTCGAGGCCATCGCCGCTCGGGCTGGCGTCGGCAAGCAGACGATCTACCGAAGATGGCCCTCAAAGAGCGCGGTCATCTTCGCCGCCCTACTGGCCCTGAGCGAAAATGCCGACCGACAGAACGACGAGCAGCCGGTCACACTGCCGGACACCGGCGACCTCGAGACGGACCTCAAACTCGTCATGCGGGCCACGGCGGAGGAGTTCGCCGATCCCGCCTTCGACCGGCTCATCCGCGCCCTCAACACCGAGATCGTCAACGACGCGGCGCTGGCGGCCGAGTACCAGGAGAAACTGGCCCGGCCACTGGACGAAGCGAAGAAGGCACGCCTGCGCAGCGCCCAGGAAGCCGGCCAGCTCAACCCCGACGCCGATCTCGACCTGGTCCTGGAGGTGCTCTACGCTCCCCTGTTCCAGCGGTGGCTGCACCGCAGCGCCCCGCTGACCGCCGCGTACGCCGATTCCCTCGTCGAATCGACCCTCCGAGCCTTCGCCCCCTGA